acaaaatatttGGATACTGTTAGTAAATGAATAAactaaactgtatttttgtttgttctttTGTAGATTCCCAAGGTCCTAATAAATGTTGCTTTTCTTATTCCAATGTGAGAATCCCACTGAAGCTGGTTAACGGATACTTTACAACTCATCTTGAATGCCACAGGAGTGGAATCGTGTAAGTGTCTCTTGTTGtatgttaataaataaaaattgtgaATCTGTGATGTGAAATTAAGAAACGTCATCTTTTTGAAAATCCAGTTTCCTCACAAAAGCTGGAAAAGAGATCTGTACTAACTTTAATGAGAGATGGGTTCAGAGACTGAAGAACATGGTGGATGCTCGCAACCTGAAAGAGACATCAGATGACAGCTCTTAGATCAGTCCATAAATGTAAATCGCTCTTTGCTTTTCAAACTCAACAGTTTTTAAGCTTTCATTTAAACGAAAATGCAGGCGCTTTTAATTGATGTTAAACATTGTTATAATATATTCAAAGCATGTTTAagcttttttacatttattctgtttacattttttatacaaaTAAACTATATGAAGAATATTTCAGATTTTGGTCATTTATTGGAACAACATGTGtgtcattttctttaaagttttatatttatgacCATGAATTTGGTGACTAAAGCCttgtttatactttttttttttaaacgacagAGTGCTGGTTAtggttattatttttagagggaTAATAGTgtgacattaaaacaaaataatatataaatataagagcATATGCAAATTGAATTAAACAACAATTTCATTAATATTTCgttactaatatttttttattcaacttTTTTAGGAAACAAAACACCCTTAAGCATTTGTTTTTATTCCTCATTTAACAATGGGTAAATAGATtagcaatatttttttttatcctaTATAATTTCTTATAATTTGGATAAAGAGCCCATGGCTTGTTTTGCATTTTGCCTTGAACTGATTTACTTTTACTTATCTCATGTGCACCTGAAATCGGGCCTTGTTATTAACCACCCACACCACTATGACATAATTTTGTCCTGATCATGCATGCCTATGAGTCAGGAATAAATCAGAGACATCAAAGTGGTTCTACGACCCCTAGGGGTCTATGGTGGTAGTGCAGGATATCTGCATTATTTGGTtgatatcaaaaatgtttttaaaaaatacgtaatgcttaaaatgcttttctttgcATTGGCAATGCCCTCATTCTTAAAATAGCTGGGTCCTATAATGGATAAATATTAGaaagaacacatgctgggttaaaaattaccaaaAGTTgggttgttatgcaaccatgggttataataaccAAGCAGTTGGGTCAAATTTAACCCAGCGTtctgttctgtccaatatttatttaaaacacatttttaaaataacccagctatTTTTTGAGTGCTGACTGTCAAGTGTGAGGAAGAAataacccaagtgcagacagctctcGACCAAAAGACgtttattatataacaaaaacaccCTCGACGgggtaaaacaaaaacaataatccAAAAGAATATTATAACATGCCACTAAACAGGGCAGGATGTGACAAAACAAGAACACACGACGTCATCACAGATGAACAATGATCCAGCACGAGACGGTAGACACAAGGGCAGGGGAGAACTAAACTAGGGAACAAGGACACACAGGTGAAGGGGGttaactaataatgaataaataacaaGGAAACGAGGGGGCGAGATCAAGACTTAAGACACGAGAGCATGAGGCACACAAAACACAGACCACGTGACTCTCCACACAAAACAAGACAATAGGGCCATGACCCTGTCACATGAAACACTTAAAAAGACATAAAGGGATGACATGATCATGACACTGACAGTGAAGTAAtgagactgtcctccaaaaatTACTACCTAATAGTTAATTTGTGCAAGCACCATAATACCACGTCAAGGGACGTATAAGGGATTAGTGCCCTCTAGCGGCCAAAGCTTATACGACCTGTGCTTACGTTTGAAGGTTTTTTACCTTATACGTCAGATGAGAGTgagacacatttatattcttcatttgtaaatgtagaaatagtTTCATAGTTTTAAAGAAATTTTGGAGCATCCACCccacccttaccctaaacccaactaGTTCacaaccatataaaacacaacactcaAATAAAAGTATAGTCATGGGTATTTATAGTATGACTTTACAATATGACTCATAATACATGAATAATGTCCACTTGAGGACCctttaaattaatatgttaACTAACACCCATTTTGTCACTTTGTAGTTAATGACTCGTCATTAGGTTCTGATTAGTACATGCCTTAACTTATCATTAGTTTATATTTAAGTAAGAATTAATTTAGTTATTAGTTAATTAAGATTCAtggactgttaaaaaaaaacatttctgaaaaaaagaaatgtatgcatttCTTATTCTTTCACCTTCAGGACAAAACAGTAGCCAAACTCAAATACTAAACTCATGTGATGAGTTTAAATAAAATTAGATTACCAGGTAAAACTGTGGGGTTGAAAGGGAAACATTCAATATTATTTCTCAGATCTTCCCACCCTCTGTGGTTCTATTTAAAGCCCTGTGGTTTCTTATCTCACTTTGCAAAAACCCACATCTGCCTCTGCTTTACAAAACTTTATGtagacaaaaagacagacaggtCAAATATGAAGTAAGGTTAAGCAATATTTTAAGCAAAATGTGTTATTAAGTAGCCTTAACCTATTGATTAATGAATGTTGTAAAAGTGTTTATTACCAAGTTCATAATATTTATTATGCTAATGAACTAAACCACAAAAagaatgtgttaattttttacacatctttgtgcgttaagcttttaacacattatgtgtcattttgtgttaaaatataacacataaatGCAGCATGTATATAAAGATGACATTACAACTATACacttggcagacacttttattcaatGCGACTGACAGTGCAGTAAAAGGTATttgttttatcagtatgtgtgctccctgggttcaaacccatgacaaaATGCGATACATTAGGTACAGGCAAATGACCGAtacaaaaaaagagaaatgaGTTATCCGGTACTGGCATGACTGCATTGGTTACCTCTGCATTACAGAATCCAGTTTAAGATTCtagtctttgtttttaaaactttaaatggCCTGGTTCCTTATTTAACTGATTATTTAACTGAGTTACCAGCAGTCTGGCAGAGCACTACGATAAACAGTAAAATCTAAAAGAGATTGTGCTTTCTCTGTGGTGGGGCCAAGATGCTGAATGTGGGGGTCCTGGGCTGCTGTGGTTACATGTGGCTGCGGTTGTGTGGCCGGTTGGATTTACTACCAAATTCACTGAAACGCCTTTGGAGACGGCTTATGGTAGAGAAATGAACATTTAATTCACAGGCAACAGCTCTGGTGAACATTTGTGCAGTCAGCATGACAATTGCATGCTCCCTCAAAACTTGCAACATCTGAGGCATTGTGCTGTGTTATAAAACTACAACTGCCCATTAAAGAGTGGCCTTTTATTGTGGCCAGCCTAAGGCACACCTATGCAATTATCATGCTGTCTAAACAGCATCTTGCTATGCCACACCTGTGAGGTGGATGGATTATTTCTGCAAAGGAGAAGTGCTCACTAaaggccgtttcacacggtacgcgtCAAGCTTATCTTCAACGGCGCCTGCCATGAAGTGCTGTGTCCGGAGAAGGgacaggattttgggtgcacgaggaaggcgtgtggaccaaattcgcttcacctctgtaaccgcccccatTTTGCCGCTTTCCTCACGTCTCCAATAGACCCTTTGCACGTGACGTCACGGTCTACTCGCGCGAATTATGGACGCCATGACGGACGGCGGAAGTGCTATATTGTAGACGGACGGCAAGCCGAACAAGTACGTGTTTGTGTTCGTTAGGGTCATAAAATGGTTATTTCGTGTTGCTATGATGCACCTACCATTACAGAAAAGTAgcataaatacattatttttacatGAATGTTATTGTTTAATGCTGCAGTGACACCATAAATCATAGCTGCTAACTCCCACGCATCGCAATTGACCCCATTCTCACGCCACACATCCATTTTCACGATGTAAGtagctaaaccagtgctcgcagtactgaCACTTTAATATTTTAGCATACCTTCActgtcttttgcgtgccaccacttctcatgttgctggtactttgctgcaaagagtcaaagagcatttcactttatgtggcgctgcgcaggaagttcggcagcgaggacatcagagtaccgcgagagcaagtcgaaatgttacaaaagggtccgcctttacctttactctcgcgttactctgatgtcatacgccgatcagtcagctccgcaccagtcgaacacacaaagcgtcaaggtctggatgaaaagcagagacctgcccggattccacgcacgcagataccctcagaaaacagcaattttaagcaaccatcactcgcgtgtgcatgtttgcaagcagtacaagcctgcgtgatgtttgcggtgacaggttttaataaaaaaagtcaattgatatttgacatctataaacaataatatatacgaaatataattatatggtcttgacatacacattatctgttgctttagtttaatataaactactcatttggtttatttgattttgacagtccctctatcacaaatcatcactttacgcttctctttctcagtggataaactgaatcaaagctgctgttatctgcagttatacattttacagagaccagtagCCCATTCATTAGATTTTATCAGAAGAAAAGCATAATAGAagtgtataaaataatagtaaagactctaatctcaggcatttaaactcagtaaaagcttttatttcaatttaatttctaaaatatgatTCGATTTGTACTGTGAACCATTTTACCGCAGTCTTTTCCaactatttaacacagaaatagctaaaatccacactatTATCAATTGGCAAATGGTTAGGACTCAGAAGTTGGCAGCTCTGCAGACTTTTAAAAGCCTTAAGATCAGCACCAGTGTATGGGGATATCCCGTTTACCACATAGTGGTACAAATCATGCGGGCTGAAGTCGGGCAGATTCGGCGATTTAATGAGGTCCGTGAAAATTGAAGGCGGAAGAAGGTAAGGGTCGGTATCCAGTCCCGCTATCTCTAACTTCTCTAAATAGCGCTTTTTGTGAGGACCTACCAAATGCCCTACCTCGACCGATAACGGCACAACAACTTCCTTAATATAAGAAGCCATGTATTTTagtgtaatatatatttaaactgtttaaaactaATCAAAAATCCCGCTCGTCTATTACTAATCAACCTAGTGCGCCAGTGATTTTGCCGTCCAGCATGGCGTCGTCACGTGGTCTAGGTCACGTGTTTGCAAAGGGtctattgaaaaagaactaaacactcgcggttgccgcgtaccgtgtgaaacagCCTTAACAGATTTAAGAATTCTGAACAATATTTTAGAGAAATAGGGGTTTTGTGTACATATAAAAAGTCTTAGATCTTTGAGTTAAGCTCAGCTTTTTCCTTTTTTATACAGGCACAGCAATTTGTTGTATaactttgttgttttaaatgtattatagaAATAATATGACCTTGACCTTTTGCAATGCTTATGCAACGCTCTGCCACTACCACTTGAGTGTTTGTTTTTGAGGTTGTGGTTTGATGAACATCCTCAGATAATGCCTTAGTAAAACTGCTTAGTAAGACACTCAATATCCTTTTTAGCAGAGAATAAATCTGTTACTCTAAATGTTTAAATAACACCCAGAGAGTTGCTCTCATGCTTGGCTGCATTACAAGCATACAACACACTTGGTTTAAGGAGCACACAGTACATAACTACATAAACTGTGTCAGTGATGCCCGATTTATTCACAGAATATATTATAGCACAACTTTGAAAATCGAGGTCTATTATTCCTTTCACATTACACATCATGGTAACTTGTCTTTAAACAATGTTCACGTGTGATGGGTGATGAGGAAGTGATGTAATGGAAACACCGGGTAAGGGGAACAGTGACCCCTCACAAAAAGACCAGAATAGCCTGAggacaataaacaaataaacttaATTGAGAACCTAATGTAAAGAAATATATGACTTAAGCATGCTCTTCTAATATAACCATTCTAAAACATTCTCTGTTAACTGACAGTTAACATTTCCTGCATTATGAGCCCCAGACTCATCTTGCTCTATacattaaaaaaggctacatGACAGGACTTTTCTTGAAATGCATTTCACTTGGTAACATGTGGGCAGGACTTGCAACCTCAAATTGCTAATAAAAGACCCTAGCAGAAAATTTGCTTGATTTATGAATGAGGTCCTATTATTATCATGGCACATCATGGTTTTCCACCAGGCCTGTAATGTCAATGGTTTCTCATTGTACTGAACCTATGGGGTTTGTGTAGTGGAAAAAGTACAGCCCCCCATTGTGAACGCAGACCTTATAAAGCGCAACCCATTAATGAAGTGATCAAACTCAAGACGACCTGCCGCTGACAATACAACAAATCCACTGATTAACAACAACCAAAGACTCCAACATGAAGCTTCACTGCATCTTCCTCGCCTGTCTCGTCCTCTTTTCCTGCTGCTCACTGGCAAACAGTGaatgtatgtgtttttcttAATCTTTCTTTATGAATGACTAACAATCTgcaaacatttttttcaaaatgatgttttatttgcGTATATTGAACTACTGTTAATCAAAATTAATGAACTTTATTATCTCTGCATTCTTCCTGCAGATAGCCAAGGTCCTGACAAATGCTGCTTTGCTTTTTCCAATATGAAAATCCCATTAAAGCAAGTTGTTGGTTACCATACAACTCATTTTCAATGTGACAGGAGTGGAATCATGTAAGTTTCTTTTTGTGtgttaattaatataaatagcATTTGTGAATCTGAtgttaaatctaaaaaaaacattatctttttGGAAATCCAGTTTCATCATGAAATCTGGAAAGAAAATCTGTGCTGACCTGAACGAGAAATGGGTTCAGAGGCTGAAGAACCTGGTGGACGAAAGCACCCAGATGATGACAGAGGGCTCTGGGGACAGCAATTAAGATTTAACTTTTAAGTTTTAgacttttttatattatatatagaaACTAAAACCAACCCCTTTTAGAATGAACCTCCACAATGCTCTTCAATTTATTGATTGCTGAAAATATTGTGATTATACATTTATagcaaatgtaaaatatatattttttgaactatgcacaaataaacaaaatacaaaagACAATCTAATAATCTTCTTTCTTTAGTTTAAGTTGTCTTCAAAATTGCACAATTTAAAGCCCATATATGCATTAAAGGCAACAACAAAATTTCTGTTGCCAGCACTACTTTAACATCGCTAATAAATAAAGCTAACCATTTCCTGTGGTTTAAAAGCGAATGGTTTCAAAGGTTTAGCGATGTCAGTAGATTCTGGTTGGAGAAAACAGAGGTAAGTGGTGAGAAGGTATGGGCccattttttaacaaatttatgcATCATAATGGTAAAGACAGAGAAACGCCAAAAACAGAGAAAACTATTAGCAGACATGAGGGCCAAGAAAAGTAATATAACTAAATTCATATGCTGGAAGTATTGAATTATAAAATTTAATTTCTAACCTCATATTTCTTCTCCAGCCATCCAAGGCCCTCGATGAATGCTGAATTTTTCCAATGATAGAATCCAAATGCATCTAAGGTACACAAGCTGTTTAGTGTTTGACATGACGTGATTGATATGAAGATTTAATTAATGATAACGTTAGAACAGTTATGGTTTGGTATGTGTTAGaatacttaaatttgataagaAAACAGCATACATGATGTGTACCAATGAATCCTTATTTCCTCTTGTATTTGGTTGATGCTGAGCACCTATGAGATATGAATAGGCTATATAGCTcaattatacaacagttctttctggttctcgaatctgattggctaagagctatGCGATATTCTGCTGATAACGGCACAGTAACCGCTTCACCTTTCGTATCATTCTgccacctagtgaatggaggtcctttaaacaggctcatctctgaatggaaaaacTGAACGGACACACAGAGACgcgctgtttttaaacactctccgtgtgtctcattagttCACTAGCTTGTAAACCAGTCTGTGGATCCCAATCGGCAGTTATTATTCcgtcaaagatcagcgctcttggatgttaccttaaacttaatgggagtaatgtcttgtcacatcgtgtggacgattaacacttggaaagaggGATGTAAACATTACTTTTTTTCTGGAGCGATCTCTCTCCTCAGAACGCAACAACACCttggaactgcaggtaagcacagcagcttttaaatgtggacattgatcatttattttgtcgtgacgtgactattaaaacatgttatgagatattgccactgatatatttataagcagcatgcaacaACATCTCTCTGATCCCtgtaaaaaacagttttatataGTACTGATAAGACCAAAGTCTAATAACAAGcgagtgctcgtatcgcgttaagaTTAAATGTGAAAGCAATAGTAGCATTAtataagtatagttttattaacttttacctcgcgccaaaacaataacaacacaaaaatatgaataagaaaacaagtaatagtttgatcatgacaccaaatactgctgatttgatctcatttttgaccatcAAATACAGACAAGGCCAACAtcagagccagg
The nucleotide sequence above comes from Paramisgurnus dabryanus chromosome 12, PD_genome_1.1, whole genome shotgun sequence. Encoded proteins:
- the LOC135737853 gene encoding C-C motif chemokine 4-like, which translates into the protein MKLHCIFIACFVLFALCSLASSQNSQGPNKCCFSYSNVRIPLKLVNGYFTTHLECHRSGIVFLTKAGKEICTNFNERWVQRLKNMVDARNLKETSDDSS
- the LOC141283048 gene encoding C-C motif chemokine 18-like codes for the protein MKLHCIFLACLVLFSCCSLANSEYSQGPDKCCFAFSNMKIPLKQVVGYHTTHFQCDRSGIIFIMKSGKKICADLNEKWVQRLKNLVDESTQMMTEGSGDSN